The following are encoded together in the Rhizobium tumorigenes genome:
- a CDS encoding MFS transporter — protein sequence MDNLDPPSTVEAPSSTAVALVMLALAMGGFGIGTGEFVIMGLLPNVADTFHVTTPEAGYVISAYALGVVIGAPVIAVLSAKLARRTLLLLLMTVFAAGNIMSAFAPTFASFTLLRFLTGLPHGAYFGVAALVAASMVPIHRRARAVGRVMLGLTIATLIGTPIATFLGQLLDWRAAFMMVGGLGALTVLLIALFLPKDKVAEGASVLRELGALVRVQVWLTLAIAAVGFGGMFSIFTYIASTTTDVAHLSVGMIPVVLALFGIGMNVGNVVGSRLADISLKGTIGGMLAFNVVIMTLFSMTAADPVMLCVCTFLIGCGFAACPAVQTRLMDVAADAQTLAAASNHSAFNVANALGAWLGGIAIAWGYTAAATGYVGAILSVGGLAVFGISVALERKAGIV from the coding sequence ATCGACAACCTCGATCCGCCATCCACAGTCGAAGCTCCGTCGAGCACTGCCGTCGCACTTGTCATGCTGGCACTTGCCATGGGCGGTTTCGGCATCGGTACCGGCGAGTTCGTCATCATGGGACTGCTTCCCAATGTCGCCGATACATTCCATGTGACGACGCCGGAAGCAGGATATGTCATCAGCGCCTATGCGCTTGGCGTCGTCATCGGCGCGCCGGTGATTGCGGTGCTGTCGGCCAAGCTTGCCCGGCGGACATTGTTGCTGCTGCTGATGACGGTGTTTGCCGCCGGCAACATCATGAGCGCTTTCGCGCCGACGTTTGCAAGCTTCACGCTGCTGCGTTTCCTGACCGGTCTGCCGCATGGAGCCTATTTCGGGGTTGCAGCCCTGGTGGCTGCCTCCATGGTGCCGATCCATCGGCGTGCACGGGCTGTCGGACGCGTCATGCTCGGGCTCACCATCGCGACGTTGATCGGCACGCCGATCGCCACGTTCCTCGGGCAGCTGCTCGACTGGCGGGCCGCATTCATGATGGTTGGGGGCCTCGGCGCCCTGACGGTCCTGCTGATCGCCTTGTTCCTGCCGAAAGACAAGGTTGCCGAGGGCGCCAGCGTTCTGCGCGAACTCGGAGCTCTGGTGCGCGTCCAGGTCTGGCTGACGCTCGCCATCGCTGCCGTCGGCTTCGGCGGCATGTTCTCGATATTTACCTACATCGCCTCGACGACAACGGATGTCGCCCACCTCTCGGTGGGAATGATCCCGGTCGTGCTGGCGCTATTCGGCATCGGCATGAATGTCGGCAATGTCGTCGGCTCGCGGCTCGCCGATATCTCGCTGAAGGGCACAATCGGCGGCATGCTGGCTTTCAATGTCGTCATCATGACGCTGTTTTCGATGACTGCTGCCGATCCCGTCATGCTGTGCGTCTGCACCTTCCTGATCGGATGCGGCTTTGCTGCCTGTCCTGCCGTCCAGACCCGGTTGATGGATGTGGCAGCCGATGCCCAGACGCTGGCCGCCGCCTCCAATCACTCGGCCTTCAACGTCGCCAACGCGCTCGGCGCATGGCTGGGCGGCATTGCCATCGCCTGGGGCTACACTGCGGCTGCCACCGGCTATGTCGGCGCCATCCTTTCGGTCGGTGGCCTCGCGGTATTCGGCATATCCGTTGCGCTGGAGCGTAAGGCCGGGATCGTCTAG
- a CDS encoding diacylglycerol/lipid kinase family protein, whose protein sequence is MKLIGLFNQDGGTFRTTDMNAYRIHAEKVFRDAGHDFECQVVSGKEIVPAMERAARRDDIEGIIAGGGDGTISAAASVAWKNKIALGVVPAGTMNLFARSLQLPLDIWQVLDVIANGEVDAVDIGSANGRPFIHQYSAGMHARLVRYRNSFTFSSRIGKMSASMRAALGVVFNPPEFDVEFDIDGKKERRHVSAVSVSNNPFGQNALLYADDLTTGTLGFYLAKPMKPLGVTRLAFDMLRGKFRDNVDVMVMHTQSLHLHYPKMRSRAHCVIDGELLRLERDVELKLHPRELKVMVAQGTASRVSVEQSTEAPPV, encoded by the coding sequence ATGAAGCTTATCGGACTTTTCAACCAAGACGGTGGCACATTCCGGACAACGGACATGAATGCCTACCGTATCCATGCGGAAAAGGTTTTCCGCGACGCCGGCCATGACTTCGAATGTCAGGTGGTGTCCGGAAAGGAAATCGTGCCCGCCATGGAACGCGCGGCGCGGCGCGATGACATCGAGGGCATCATTGCCGGCGGTGGCGACGGCACGATTTCGGCGGCGGCTTCCGTCGCCTGGAAAAACAAGATTGCACTCGGCGTTGTGCCGGCCGGTACCATGAACCTCTTTGCCCGCTCTCTTCAACTTCCGCTGGATATCTGGCAAGTGCTCGATGTGATCGCCAACGGCGAGGTCGATGCAGTCGATATCGGCAGCGCCAACGGCCGGCCCTTCATCCACCAGTATTCTGCCGGAATGCACGCGCGCCTGGTGCGCTATCGCAATTCCTTCACCTTCAGCTCGCGGATCGGCAAGATGTCGGCCAGCATGCGTGCAGCCCTCGGCGTTGTCTTCAATCCACCGGAGTTCGATGTCGAGTTCGATATTGACGGCAAGAAAGAGCGCCGTCACGTGTCCGCCGTCTCCGTGTCGAACAACCCGTTCGGACAGAATGCATTGCTCTACGCAGACGACCTGACGACCGGAACACTTGGTTTCTATCTTGCCAAGCCGATGAAACCGTTGGGCGTAACCCGGCTGGCCTTCGACATGCTGCGCGGCAAATTCCGCGACAACGTAGATGTCATGGTCATGCACACGCAGTCGCTGCACCTGCACTATCCGAAGATGAGGTCCAGGGCTCATTGCGTGATCGACGGCGAACTGTTGCGGCTTGAGCGCGATGTGGAGCTGAAACTCCATCCGCGCGAGCTGAAGGTCATGGTTGCCCAGGGAACGGCAAGCCGCGTTTCCGTCGAGCAGAGTACCGAGGCGCCTCCGGTCTGA
- a CDS encoding glutamine synthetase family protein yields MTVGTAKDDTLDAAARIEVLTVDMNGRLRGKQIPLSAEKKVWAGDVRLPLSTQTLDIWGCDNDELNGLSMTIGDPDGSCIADPRTLAPMPWAPAGSCQVLATMHELGGGPSFMDPRAILAAVVERYRLMGLTPVVATELEFYLLAADWRETGIPSPPAALTYRGEPDGFQLYDMDAVDLLGDYLETLRAYARAQGLPADATTAEFGPGQFEVNLLHRPDALAAADDCIGLKRIAAQAARQHGLKATCMAKPYTEHAGSGLHVHVSILDKDGRNILDAEGGDPTKLKSVCAGLLRTMKEAQLVFAPFANSYRRLQPGSFAPVDIDWGYDHRGTALRIPEKNGAGARIEHRVAGADANPYLAIAAILGGMLGGLTEDLDPGPEATAAAPAIGASKLTHDFLTAVERFRASAFTREIFGDRYQTMFADTKEKEAIHFLRSVSDLDYRTYLPRI; encoded by the coding sequence ATGACGGTCGGGACCGCAAAAGACGACACGCTGGACGCTGCGGCTCGCATCGAGGTGCTGACCGTCGACATGAACGGCCGGCTGCGCGGTAAGCAGATCCCGCTTTCGGCGGAGAAAAAGGTCTGGGCCGGCGACGTGCGCCTGCCGCTGTCAACTCAGACGCTGGATATCTGGGGTTGCGACAATGATGAGTTGAACGGCTTGTCGATGACGATCGGCGATCCCGACGGAAGCTGCATCGCAGATCCGCGTACCCTGGCACCTATGCCCTGGGCACCGGCAGGATCCTGCCAGGTGCTGGCGACGATGCATGAGCTGGGTGGCGGGCCGAGCTTCATGGATCCGCGTGCCATCCTTGCCGCCGTTGTCGAGCGCTATCGGCTGATGGGGCTGACGCCGGTGGTCGCGACGGAGCTGGAGTTCTACCTGCTGGCGGCGGATTGGCGCGAGACTGGCATTCCGTCGCCGCCCGCGGCCCTCACCTATCGTGGCGAACCGGACGGCTTTCAGCTCTACGACATGGATGCCGTCGACCTGCTTGGCGATTATCTCGAGACGCTGCGCGCCTATGCCCGGGCGCAGGGCCTGCCCGCAGATGCGACGACTGCCGAGTTCGGGCCGGGCCAGTTCGAAGTGAACCTGCTGCACAGGCCCGACGCTCTGGCTGCCGCCGATGACTGCATCGGCCTGAAAAGAATCGCGGCCCAGGCGGCAAGACAGCATGGGTTGAAAGCGACCTGCATGGCCAAACCCTATACCGAACATGCCGGCTCCGGACTTCACGTCCATGTCAGCATTCTCGACAAGGATGGCCGCAATATTCTTGACGCCGAGGGCGGTGACCCAACCAAGTTGAAATCTGTGTGTGCCGGGTTGCTGCGTACGATGAAGGAAGCGCAACTGGTATTTGCACCTTTTGCGAACTCCTATCGCCGCCTCCAGCCGGGATCGTTTGCACCGGTCGACATCGACTGGGGTTACGATCATCGCGGCACGGCGCTGCGTATTCCGGAAAAAAACGGTGCCGGCGCTCGCATCGAGCACCGCGTTGCCGGCGCGGATGCCAATCCCTATCTCGCAATTGCCGCGATCCTCGGCGGCATGCTGGGCGGCCTGACGGAAGATCTGGACCCCGGGCCTGAGGCCACCGCCGCTGCGCCCGCTATCGGCGCATCGAAGCTGACCCATGATTTCCTGACAGCCGTGGAGCGCTTTCGTGCCTCTGCCTTCACAAGGGAGATTTTTGGCGACAGATACCAGACAATGTTTGCGGACACGAAGGAAAAGGAAGCCATCCATTTTTTGCGCAGCGTTTCGGATCTCGACTACCGGACATATCTGCCGCGCATATAG
- a CDS encoding aspartate aminotransferase family protein gives MTETKPLSNLAAIDAAHHLHPFADTGKLNTEGARIIQRGEGVHIFDSLGKRYLDGFAGLWCVNIGYGRREIADAVARQMNELPYYNTFFGTTTTPATLLAEKVCSHAGPNFNHIFFTNSGSEANDTWFRMARVYWSALGKPSKKIVIARRNGYHGSTVAGASLGGMKYMHEQGDLPIPGIVHIGQPYWYAEGGDLTPEAFGLKVARELEEKIDELGDDNVAAFVAEPIQGAGGVIIPPSTYWPKIDRICKARDILLVSDEVICGFGRLGEWFGFQHYGFTPDLAPIAKGLSSGYLPIGGVLVGDRVADVLINDVGEFNHGFTYSGHPVCAAAALENLRIIEDEHLVERVRYDIGPYFAAKWGNLADHPMVGEAVSVGLMGALQLAADKTTRRRFDKPDAVGAMVRNHALANGLVLRATADRMLASPSLIISREEVDTMVGIARLALDAVWPGTTA, from the coding sequence ATGACCGAGACGAAACCCTTGTCCAATCTCGCCGCCATCGATGCAGCCCATCACCTGCATCCCTTCGCCGATACCGGGAAGCTGAATACCGAAGGCGCGCGCATCATCCAGCGGGGCGAGGGCGTCCATATCTTCGACAGCCTCGGCAAGAGGTACCTTGATGGTTTTGCCGGCCTCTGGTGCGTCAACATCGGATACGGACGCAGGGAGATCGCCGATGCAGTCGCACGGCAGATGAACGAACTCCCATATTACAACACCTTCTTCGGCACGACCACCACGCCGGCAACCCTGCTTGCCGAGAAGGTCTGCTCCCACGCCGGGCCCAACTTCAACCACATCTTCTTCACCAACTCCGGTTCCGAGGCGAACGACACATGGTTTCGCATGGCGCGCGTTTACTGGAGCGCTCTCGGCAAACCTTCCAAGAAGATCGTCATCGCGCGCCGCAACGGCTACCACGGCTCGACTGTCGCCGGCGCCAGCCTCGGCGGCATGAAATACATGCATGAGCAAGGCGACCTGCCGATCCCGGGGATCGTCCATATCGGGCAGCCCTACTGGTACGCCGAGGGCGGCGATCTGACGCCGGAGGCCTTTGGGCTCAAGGTGGCACGCGAGCTTGAGGAGAAGATCGACGAGCTCGGCGACGACAACGTTGCCGCCTTCGTTGCCGAACCGATACAGGGCGCGGGGGGCGTCATCATACCGCCCTCGACCTACTGGCCGAAGATCGATCGGATCTGCAAGGCACGCGATATCCTGCTGGTTTCAGACGAGGTGATCTGCGGCTTCGGGCGCCTCGGCGAATGGTTCGGCTTCCAGCACTACGGTTTCACGCCGGACCTTGCACCCATCGCCAAGGGCCTTTCATCAGGCTATCTGCCAATTGGCGGCGTGCTGGTTGGAGACCGCGTTGCCGATGTGCTGATCAACGACGTCGGTGAATTCAACCACGGCTTCACCTATTCCGGCCATCCCGTCTGCGCTGCCGCCGCACTCGAAAACCTGCGCATTATCGAGGACGAGCATCTCGTCGAGCGCGTGCGCTATGACATTGGCCCCTATTTCGCTGCAAAATGGGGAAACCTTGCCGATCACCCTATGGTCGGCGAAGCCGTCAGCGTCGGACTGATGGGCGCCCTGCAGCTTGCCGCTGACAAGACCACGCGCCGCCGCTTCGACAAGCCGGATGCCGTCGGCGCCATGGTTCGCAATCACGCGCTGGCCAACGGCCTCGTCCTGCGCGCCACCGCCGACCGCATGCTAGCCTCGCCCTCCCTGATCATCAGCCGCGAAGAGGTCGACACGATGGTAGGCATTGCACGTCTGGCGCTGGATGCTGTCTGGCCAGGAACCACCGCCTGA
- a CDS encoding NUDIX hydrolase: protein MAASDQTKPAHVNLAPWDIKRSSYSLRDRWLTVRADDCVTSEGVEIAPYYVLEYSDWVQVVAIDTEDNILLLRQYRHALGRISLELPGGAIDAEDVNPVQAAQRELREETGFSAAEWLPVASLSPNPATHTNLCHIVLALGMECNSLPDNNPTERTEIVRVPIREAIRMMLAGDMIQAIHVAALTLALHKAGKWIV from the coding sequence ATGGCTGCAAGCGATCAAACCAAGCCCGCGCATGTCAATCTTGCTCCGTGGGACATCAAGAGGTCGAGCTACTCGCTGCGCGATCGCTGGCTGACGGTCAGGGCCGACGATTGCGTGACATCCGAAGGCGTCGAAATCGCTCCCTATTATGTCCTCGAGTATAGCGACTGGGTTCAGGTCGTGGCGATCGATACCGAGGACAATATTCTTTTGCTCAGGCAATATCGTCATGCCTTAGGCCGTATCTCGCTGGAATTGCCTGGCGGTGCTATTGATGCTGAAGATGTCAACCCGGTGCAGGCGGCGCAGCGTGAACTGCGGGAAGAAACCGGATTTTCGGCGGCGGAGTGGCTGCCGGTGGCGTCTTTGTCCCCGAACCCGGCAACCCATACCAATCTCTGCCATATCGTTCTGGCGCTCGGAATGGAATGCAACTCGCTTCCGGATAACAATCCGACAGAGCGGACCGAGATCGTTCGAGTACCTATTCGCGAAGCTATCAGGATGATGCTGGCTGGAGACATGATCCAGGCCATTCATGTCGCAGCCCTGACGCTTGCTCTGCACAAGGCAGGGAAATGGATCGTCTGA
- a CDS encoding glycosyltransferase family 39 protein — MHRLLVRKPDTVILLLAAYFCLEFVVRMLMPHSMRYDESQQAFFSQWLTLGYDSQPPLYNWLQTAFVSVFGLSLAIISVVKNLVLFLIYLTYYKLARLVLADKLFAVIATLSLLTIPQLFWEAQRDLTHTVAQMVTINLFLYGVIRTLKTPSWTGYLITGVALGLGMLSKYNFALLAAATVVAVFLHPQGRARIFDKRFVVTVLIALIIFLPHGLWLLHNFDLASGRTLGIMEQDAPKSHWAKLFQGPLEFFKLAIVICLPTAVVYALVFGKGMFASLKMSNEWTRFLATIFVAVAVLVLVLIFGIGMTAMRDRWLLPFLFLLPIYLCLKMEIAGLRGEDFAKRFVYIPIALMLLIPTALLTRVTVPGLFGTYEAYNVPYADFASQIVSTEGRTPGLVMTDDWLPAGNLKLQFPDVPVMSRFFGNLTLPYQWTAERPVLLVWLPKKGRDAMPPVLAEWVSTSLGPQYVNAVVRQADVGYINGKPGDTAHFAYAWIYPQ, encoded by the coding sequence ATGCATAGGCTGCTGGTCCGCAAGCCCGATACCGTGATCCTTCTTCTGGCAGCCTACTTCTGCCTCGAGTTTGTCGTCCGCATGCTCATGCCGCACAGCATGCGCTACGACGAATCCCAGCAGGCGTTCTTTTCGCAATGGCTGACGCTCGGCTACGATTCGCAACCGCCGCTGTATAATTGGCTGCAGACAGCGTTCGTTTCGGTCTTCGGCCTGTCGCTGGCGATCATTTCCGTCGTCAAGAACCTCGTGCTGTTTCTGATCTACCTGACCTATTACAAGCTCGCCCGCCTGGTGCTGGCCGACAAGCTGTTTGCCGTCATCGCCACCCTGTCGCTGCTGACCATTCCGCAGCTCTTCTGGGAGGCGCAACGCGATCTCACCCATACGGTCGCCCAGATGGTGACCATCAACCTGTTTCTCTATGGTGTCATCCGGACGCTGAAGACGCCGTCATGGACCGGATACCTGATCACCGGCGTGGCACTCGGCCTCGGCATGTTGTCGAAATACAATTTCGCACTGCTGGCCGCAGCCACCGTCGTTGCCGTGTTCCTGCACCCGCAAGGCCGCGCCCGGATTTTCGACAAGCGATTTGTCGTGACTGTGCTGATAGCACTGATCATCTTCCTGCCACACGGCCTGTGGCTGCTCCACAATTTCGACCTGGCCTCCGGCCGCACGCTCGGGATCATGGAGCAGGACGCGCCGAAGAGCCATTGGGCGAAACTCTTCCAGGGACCGCTCGAGTTTTTCAAGCTCGCCATCGTCATTTGCCTGCCGACCGCCGTCGTCTACGCTCTGGTTTTCGGGAAAGGGATGTTTGCCAGCCTGAAGATGTCGAACGAATGGACGCGTTTCCTTGCGACGATCTTCGTTGCCGTCGCGGTTCTGGTGCTGGTTCTGATTTTCGGCATCGGCATGACTGCAATGCGCGACCGCTGGCTGCTGCCGTTTCTCTTCCTGCTGCCGATCTACCTTTGCCTCAAGATGGAGATTGCCGGGCTGCGTGGCGAGGACTTTGCCAAGCGTTTCGTCTACATTCCGATTGCGCTGATGTTGCTCATCCCGACAGCCCTGCTGACCCGCGTGACCGTGCCGGGCCTGTTCGGCACCTATGAAGCCTACAATGTTCCCTATGCCGATTTTGCCAGCCAGATTGTCAGCACAGAAGGCAGGACGCCGGGGCTTGTGATGACGGACGACTGGCTTCCGGCCGGCAACCTCAAGCTCCAGTTTCCTGACGTGCCCGTCATGTCGCGGTTTTTCGGCAACCTGACGCTGCCCTACCAGTGGACGGCAGAGCGACCGGTGCTGCTCGTCTGGCTGCCGAAGAAGGGGCGTGATGCCATGCCGCCCGTTCTTGCCGAATGGGTCAGCACCTCGCTCGGACCGCAATATGTAAACGCGGTCGTTCGCCAGGCGGATGTCGGCTACATCAACGGCAAGCCCGGTGACACGGCACATTTTGCCTATGCCTGGATCTATCCTCAGTAA
- a CDS encoding glycosyltransferase family 2 protein, translating into MQTTAESNRLHADTVNPVELSLVVPVFNEEDSVGPLIERITQSMAIFPGRWELILIDDGSTDATLVNARSYLGQEGLILRLVELQRNFGQTAAMQAGIDAATGRLIATMDGDLQNDPKDIPAMVAELERRDLDLLVGWRKDRQDGLLLRKIPSWCANYLIGRTTGVKIHDYGCSLKIYRTAIIKQVKLMGEMHRFIPAWVASVVPSSRIGEMVVSHHARAHGKSKYGISRTFRVILDLLSVMFFMRYKARPGHFFGSLGLGFGALALVIMAYLFVDKFIMGNDIGTRPMLMVGVVLLLASVQMVTTGILAEMIARNYYRDDTSPNYIVRTIFDRDHPHA; encoded by the coding sequence TTGCAGACAACGGCAGAGTCTAATCGGCTTCACGCGGATACCGTCAATCCAGTCGAGCTTTCGCTGGTCGTGCCTGTTTTCAACGAGGAAGACAGTGTCGGCCCGTTGATCGAGCGTATCACCCAGTCGATGGCCATTTTTCCCGGTCGCTGGGAACTGATCCTGATCGATGACGGCAGCACGGATGCGACCTTGGTCAACGCCCGGAGCTATCTTGGCCAGGAAGGCCTGATCCTGCGACTTGTCGAACTGCAGCGGAATTTCGGCCAGACGGCGGCGATGCAGGCCGGCATCGACGCGGCCACCGGACGACTGATCGCCACGATGGACGGCGACCTGCAGAACGACCCGAAAGACATTCCTGCCATGGTCGCCGAACTGGAACGCCGCGACCTCGATCTTCTCGTCGGCTGGCGCAAGGATCGCCAGGACGGACTGCTTTTGCGCAAGATCCCGTCATGGTGCGCCAATTACCTGATCGGCCGGACGACGGGCGTAAAGATACACGACTACGGCTGCAGCCTGAAGATCTACCGGACCGCGATCATCAAGCAGGTCAAGCTGATGGGTGAGATGCACCGCTTTATCCCGGCCTGGGTCGCCAGCGTGGTACCGAGTTCGCGGATCGGCGAAATGGTCGTCAGCCACCATGCCCGCGCCCATGGCAAGTCGAAATACGGCATATCGCGGACGTTCCGGGTCATCCTCGACCTTCTCTCCGTGATGTTCTTCATGCGCTACAAGGCCCGTCCCGGCCATTTCTTCGGGTCGCTCGGCCTCGGCTTCGGCGCGCTGGCGCTGGTCATCATGGCCTATCTGTTCGTCGACAAATTCATCATGGGCAACGATATCGGCACCCGGCCGATGCTGATGGTCGGCGTCGTGCTGCTTCTGGCCTCCGTACAGATGGTCACCACCGGCATTCTGGCCGAGATGATTGCCCGCAACTATTACCGCGACGACACGTCGCCAAACTACATCGTCCGGACAATCTTCGATCGGGATCATCCCCATGCATAG
- a CDS encoding lysylphosphatidylglycerol synthase domain-containing protein, with translation MKSPMVATRQSWFIRNRMTLLTLGVVLLYAAFIEWFWGWSVILAEWAKVGLLPIVVALTLLTGTYFLRTWRIYDYFPGETKGHFAALFRVTQIHNLLNIMMPFRTGETSFPLLMRSEFGIPLVRSTAALLVMRLLDLHALLAAAGMGLAVTSTHEAVAWLLWCCFLLLPVAAFAVRRPLVRLAAKALPAKAQSVVLEIERGLPINASAFARAWLITIVNWLVKVLVLAWALGLMQVTPLAASFGGALGGELSSVLPVHAPGGVGTYPAGITAGALAFGAPSDKASLTTLAQASINGHLLVIVSALIGTALGLAMSKGRVQTLA, from the coding sequence ATGAAGAGTCCAATGGTTGCCACCCGACAATCCTGGTTTATTCGAAACCGGATGACGCTGCTGACCCTGGGAGTCGTCTTGCTCTACGCGGCCTTCATAGAATGGTTCTGGGGCTGGAGCGTCATCCTTGCGGAATGGGCAAAAGTCGGCCTCTTGCCCATCGTCGTCGCCCTCACATTGCTGACCGGCACGTACTTCCTGCGGACATGGCGTATCTACGATTATTTCCCAGGCGAGACGAAGGGTCACTTCGCAGCCCTTTTCCGTGTCACGCAGATCCACAACCTGCTCAACATCATGATGCCGTTCCGCACCGGCGAAACCAGCTTTCCGCTTTTGATGCGCTCCGAATTCGGCATTCCGCTGGTCCGCAGCACCGCGGCGTTGCTGGTCATGCGATTGCTCGACCTCCATGCGCTCCTCGCCGCCGCCGGCATGGGCCTCGCCGTAACATCAACGCATGAAGCCGTTGCCTGGTTGCTCTGGTGCTGTTTCCTGCTCTTGCCGGTCGCAGCCTTTGCGGTGCGCCGCCCGTTGGTCCGGCTAGCCGCCAAGGCGCTGCCTGCAAAGGCGCAGTCCGTCGTCCTCGAGATCGAGCGGGGCTTGCCCATAAACGCATCCGCTTTTGCACGCGCCTGGCTGATAACCATCGTTAACTGGCTGGTCAAGGTGCTCGTGCTCGCCTGGGCACTCGGCCTTATGCAGGTCACCCCGCTTGCGGCGAGTTTTGGCGGCGCTCTTGGTGGCGAGCTTTCATCCGTGCTGCCGGTGCACGCGCCCGGCGGTGTAGGCACCTATCCCGCCGGCATTACCGCGGGTGCGCTGGCCTTCGGTGCTCCCTCCGACAAGGCGTCGCTCACCACGTTGGCACAGGCCAGCATCAACGGCCATCTGCTAGTTATCGTTTCCGCACTCATCGGTACGGCGCTGGGACTGGCGATGTCCAAGGGCCGGGTGCAAACGTTGGCCTGA
- a CDS encoding AMP nucleosidase, producing MSNKFSPLDVSSPEPFAPVTFDDPVKAVDALTELYDRNTAFLIGKFAELAEGEPISARFRAFYPQVSIETTSFGHVDSRLSYGHVTAPGIYTTTITRPVLFRHYLTEQLALLMRSHNVPIVVSESTTPIPLHFAFGEGAHVEASAATFADIPMRDLFDTPDLNTTDDEIANGEYIPPPGQPSPLAPFTAQRIDYSLARLAHYTATSAAHFQNFVLFTNYQFYIDEFCTWARDLMAKGGEGYTAFVEPGNIITNAGSSSPDTDIASPRLPQMPAYHLKKKGHAGITMINIGVGPSNAKTITDHVAVLRPHAWLMLGHCAGLRNSQRLGDYVLAHAYMREDHVLDDDLPVWVPIPALAEVQVALEAAVAEITGYEGFELKRIMRTGTVGTIDNRNWELRDQAGPVKRLSQARAIALDMESATIAANGFRFRVPYGTLLCVSDKPLHGELKLPGMATAFYRTQVNQHLQIGIRAIQKLAAMPPEALHSRKLRSFFETAFQ from the coding sequence ATGAGCAACAAATTCTCTCCGCTGGACGTATCATCACCCGAACCCTTCGCGCCCGTTACCTTTGACGATCCGGTCAAAGCTGTCGATGCTTTGACCGAGCTCTATGACAGGAACACGGCCTTCCTGATCGGCAAATTCGCCGAACTCGCCGAGGGGGAGCCGATCTCTGCTCGTTTTCGGGCGTTTTATCCGCAGGTCAGCATCGAGACCACCAGCTTCGGACATGTCGATTCGCGGCTGTCCTACGGTCACGTCACGGCGCCCGGCATCTACACCACCACGATCACCAGGCCCGTACTTTTCCGGCACTATCTCACGGAGCAGCTGGCGCTGTTGATGCGCAGCCACAACGTACCCATTGTCGTGTCCGAATCGACGACGCCGATCCCGTTGCATTTCGCTTTCGGCGAAGGGGCGCATGTCGAAGCTTCGGCCGCGACATTTGCCGACATTCCAATGCGCGATCTTTTCGATACGCCGGATCTGAACACGACCGACGACGAGATTGCCAATGGCGAATATATCCCTCCGCCCGGCCAGCCCTCGCCGCTGGCACCGTTCACCGCCCAACGCATCGACTATTCGCTGGCGCGGCTCGCTCACTACACGGCGACCAGTGCGGCCCATTTCCAGAATTTCGTGCTGTTCACCAACTATCAGTTCTATATCGACGAGTTCTGCACCTGGGCACGTGATCTGATGGCCAAGGGCGGCGAAGGCTACACTGCGTTCGTCGAACCGGGCAACATCATCACCAATGCCGGATCGAGCTCGCCTGATACCGATATCGCTTCGCCGCGACTGCCGCAGATGCCGGCCTACCACCTGAAGAAGAAAGGCCATGCCGGGATCACCATGATCAACATCGGCGTCGGCCCCTCCAACGCCAAGACGATCACCGACCACGTCGCGGTGCTTCGACCGCATGCCTGGCTGATGCTCGGCCATTGCGCCGGCCTGCGCAACAGCCAGCGGCTCGGAGACTACGTGCTTGCCCACGCCTACATGCGCGAAGACCATGTGCTCGACGACGACCTGCCAGTCTGGGTGCCGATCCCGGCACTGGCCGAGGTGCAGGTAGCGCTGGAGGCAGCGGTGGCAGAGATTACCGGCTACGAGGGTTTCGAGCTGAAGCGGATCATGCGCACCGGCACGGTCGGTACCATCGACAACCGCAACTGGGAACTGCGCGACCAGGCTGGGCCGGTCAAGCGCCTGTCGCAGGCCCGTGCCATCGCCCTCGACATGGAATCGGCAACGATCGCGGCCAACGGATTTCGCTTCCGCGTGCCCTACGGCACGTTGCTCTGCGTCTCGGACAAGCCGCTGCATGGCGAACTGAAGCTACCGGGCATGGCGACCGCCTTCTATCGGACGCAGGTCAACCAGCATCTGCAGATCGGCATCCGCGCCATCCAGAAGCTCGCTGCCATGCCGCCAGAAGCGCTGCATTCACGCAAGCTGCGTAGCTTCTTCGAGACGGCGTTCCAGTAG
- a CDS encoding sel1 repeat family protein: MARFEMTTSEMATMGGEKNADIFCEMGLMYATGRGCDIDLISAHKWLNIAAIKGCDRAAELRADVAATLTKMQLAAALRSAREWMTMH; the protein is encoded by the coding sequence ATGGCACGCTTTGAAATGACGACGTCTGAAATGGCCACCATGGGTGGCGAAAAAAATGCCGATATCTTTTGCGAAATGGGCCTGATGTACGCAACCGGCCGCGGTTGCGACATCGACCTGATCTCAGCCCACAAGTGGCTGAACATCGCAGCCATCAAGGGCTGCGACCGCGCCGCCGAGCTCCGCGCCGACGTCGCTGCCACGCTGACGAAGATGCAACTGGCAGCAGCCCTTCGCTCCGCTCGCGAGTGGATGACCATGCACTGA